In Microaerobacter geothermalis, the genomic window TTACTTATCTGTTGTTATCCCTTTTTTCTTTAGCTGTCTTAGCCGTAGTTTTCTTATACAAAATACCCGACATTGGCAGGTCTGCATTCACACTTCCTCTCTCTGGAGTTGTTATTGCTATTGATCCGGGACATGGGGGACCTGATGGTGGTGCAGTCAGCAAAAACGGTTTGGTAGAAAAGGATGTAACCTTACCTATTTCTTTTTATCTTAGGGATTTTTTGCAGGAGGCCGGAGCATTGGTCATTATGACCAGGGAAGCAGATACGGACTTGGCTTCTGAGAATACGAAAGGATTATCTCGAAGAAAAACAGAAGATTTACATAATAGGGCAAGAATAATAAAAGATAAAGCAGCAGATTTGTTAATCAGCATTCATTTAAACAGTTTTCCTTCGCAAAGGTGGTACGGGGCTCAAACCTTTTATCATCCAGGGAGGAAAGAAAATGGCATCCTCGCATATTTGATTCAAGATGAAATCAGAAGAACATTACAAAATACGACCCGGAAGGCAAAACGAAAAAGCGATGTATTTTTGTTAAAATCTTCAGAGATACCGGCGGTTCTAGTGGAAGTCGGATTTTTATCCAACCCAAGGGAAGCCAATTTATTAAGCAAGGAACAGTATCAAAAGAAAGTAGCCCTCTCTATTTATCAAGGTATACTTCGTTATTATTCAGGAGAAACTCCTCCAGAAGGTCAAAACTTGGACTAGACGGATTATATGATATAATTTATATAAGGGATTGTATTTGATGCAAAGTAGAGGTGTTGAAGGTGCTAACAAAAGAAAAAGTGCTGGAAGCTTTAAGGGGAGTTGAAGACCCTGAATTAAGGCGAAGCGTGGTAGAGTTGAATATGGTCCGCAACATTAAGATTGATGGGGACCGCGTCAGTTTGGACATTATTTTAACTATCCAGGGGTGTCCCCTTAAGGCAAAAATTGAGGATGATATCATGAAAGCCCTTAAGGAAATCGGGGCTTCCCATGTGGATTTAAGATTTGGCTCCATGACCGATAAGGAACGGGCTGAGTTGGCTGCTCAGCTAAGAGGAGGGCAATCTCAGCAACCCCATCAGGCAATTTCCCCCTTGTTGGCAGAAGGTTCCAAGACAACCTTTATTGCTGTAACCAGCGGAAAGGGTGGTGTAGGGAAATCCACCGTTTCAGCTAACTTGGCTGTATCACTTGCCCGTTTGGGGAAAAAGGTAGGTATCATTGACGCTGATATTTATGGTTTCAGCATTCCGGATATGATGGGCATTGAACAACGCCCGACGGTTTTGGATCAAGTGATCCTTCCTGTTGAAAGACATGGGGTAAAGGTCATCTCCATGGGATTTTTTGTGGAGGATAACTCACCGATTATCTGGAGAGGTCCATTGTTAGGAAAAATGCTCCGTAATTTCTTTACTGAAGTTCATTGGGGTGAATTGGATTATATGATTCTTGACCTGCCTCCGGGAACGGGTGATGTGGCATTGGATGTACACACCCTGATTCCGCAAAGCAAAGAGATTATTGTTACCACTCCCCATGCAACGGCAGCTTTTGTAGCGGCAAGGGCGGGAGCCATGGCTATGAAAACCAATCACGAAATTATCGGTGTCGTGGAAAATATGGCCTACTTCCAATGTGAGGGCTGTGAGAGAAAAGAATATATCTTTGGACGGGGCGGTGGAGCGAAATTGGCAGAACAGCTTCGTACAGAGCTTCTGGCCCAGATTCCTATCG contains:
- the cwlD gene encoding N-acetylmuramoyl-L-alanine amidase CwlD; this translates as MRWDMNKKGITYLLLSLFSLAVLAVVFLYKIPDIGRSAFTLPLSGVVIAIDPGHGGPDGGAVSKNGLVEKDVTLPISFYLRDFLQEAGALVIMTREADTDLASENTKGLSRRKTEDLHNRARIIKDKAADLLISIHLNSFPSQRWYGAQTFYHPGRKENGILAYLIQDEIRRTLQNTTRKAKRKSDVFLLKSSEIPAVLVEVGFLSNPREANLLSKEQYQKKVALSIYQGILRYYSGETPPEGQNLD
- a CDS encoding Mrp/NBP35 family ATP-binding protein gives rise to the protein MLTKEKVLEALRGVEDPELRRSVVELNMVRNIKIDGDRVSLDIILTIQGCPLKAKIEDDIMKALKEIGASHVDLRFGSMTDKERAELAAQLRGGQSQQPHQAISPLLAEGSKTTFIAVTSGKGGVGKSTVSANLAVSLARLGKKVGIIDADIYGFSIPDMMGIEQRPTVLDQVILPVERHGVKVISMGFFVEDNSPIIWRGPLLGKMLRNFFTEVHWGELDYMILDLPPGTGDVALDVHTLIPQSKEIIVTTPHATAAFVAARAGAMAMKTNHEIIGVVENMAYFQCEGCERKEYIFGRGGGAKLAEQLRTELLAQIPIGQPETHPQEKDFSPSIYKPETTIGGIYMELAKKVAER